One genomic window of Ziziphus jujuba cultivar Dongzao chromosome 4, ASM3175591v1 includes the following:
- the LOC107417188 gene encoding signaling peptide TAXIMIN 2 — protein MADCRPLGFLLGLPFAIVALFLSVIGAVVWVIGTVLSCLCPCCFCFAGLANLAVSLIKLPIKVMRFFTRQIPC, from the exons ATGGCTGACTGCAGGCCATTGGGTTTCTTGCTGGGACTGCCTTTCGCCATTGTTGCACTTTTTTTATCTGTAATTGGTGCAGTTGTTTGGGTTATTGG AACCGTTCTGAGTTGCTTGTGCCCCTGTTGCTTCTGCTTTGCTGGATTGGCAAACTTGGCTGTGTCATTGATAAAGCTTCCCATTAAAGTGATGCGATTCTTCACTCGTCAGATCCCCTGTTGA